A region of the Borrelia coriaceae genome:
AATATTATTCAAAAAGGAAATAATGGTAATCCAGTGGCTAATGGAGAAGGACCTAGAGCACTAATCAGTAATGCTCAAGCTATCCAGGGGGATGGTTCTAAATTAGCTAAGGCAGTATCTGATGCTGACCCGTGGGCAATGATCGATAAGATTAATAATACCACCTCTACTACGCCTGCTGTTCCTGTTGCTAGTTCTGAAGCTGGAGTATTAGCTACTGCTACTGCTAGTAATGCTAATGCTGGGGCTAAAACTACTGCTGATCTAGCAGCAGCTGTTGCACTAAAGGCTATGACTAAGGATGGTAAATTTTCTCAAGCTCAATCTAATGAAGTTGGAGCAGTTAAGGCAGCTGCAGCAAGTGCAGTGAATAAGTTATTAGGAATACTTGACTTAATAATTATAAAGACAGTAGTAAGCAATCTAGAAAAATAGGGAGAGCAGTTAAGGAAATAAAATATTCTGAGGCTATTATTGATGGGGCAATTGAGGGTAAAAATTGATTAGCTTTTAAGAAAATTACGCAAACTAAATAATAAAATTGATTTAAGGGAAACACTTTTCTATGTGAGAGTAGTTTTCCTTTTTTTATTTGTGTCTAGCCTCTTTGTTTAAGGGAAAGGTAAAAGGAGGCACGTAATATATGAAAATAAATATTAAAAATATAAGAGTAAAAAGTATTTGTGCAACATTATTTATTTCTCTATTCCTTTCTTGTAATAGTGGAGTAATAGAGGAACTTGAGAAGAGAAATATTTTCTTATCCTCTCTTGCTAATTTAGGTAATGACTTCTTATCTGTCTTTACTTCCTTTGGTAATTCTATGGATGATGCTTTAGGATTTACTGCTGTTAAATCTACTGATACTAGAGATAAGGTAGGAAAACACTTTGAAAAAATAGGAGAGGGATTAAAGAGTACTAAAACTAAATTAGAGGAGTTCTCAAAACAAATAGTTGCTACTCCAAATGCTGATACTAAGGGTGTTGAAGCTATTAATAGTGCAATTAAAGGTGCAAATGATATTTTTGATAAATTAATTGGTGCATTAATTAAATTGGCTAGTGTAACTAAAGATAATACTCCTATTGCTGTTGATTATAATTCAAAACCTACTGGTGCTGATGGTGATGACGTTAAGATTACTATTGAAGGAGTTAAAGAAATAATTGAGACTGCCAAAGGGTCTGGAATAAAGATTGAACCTGGAAATGATGGTGGTCCAGTGGCTAATTCTGATGGTGATAAGGCCCCTGCTGCACTTGTTGGTAAAAATAGTAATAAAGCTGGCGCTAAAGCTGGTCTTTTACTAGCAGGTGAGGTTGCTAAAGCAGATGCATGGTCAATGATTAGTAAGATTGGGAAGGCTAAGACTGACGCTGGTGGTGAACTTGCTAATGATACTACTAATGAAGTAGTAGCCCTGGCTACTCAAGCTACTACTCACGCTAATAGTACTGGAGCAAAAAGTACTGCAGACTTAGCAGCAGCTGTTGCACTAAAGGCCATGACTAAAAAAGGTAAATTTAGTGTTAATAGTAATGATGAAGAGGTTGGCGCAGTACAAGCAGCAGCAGCAAATGCAGTAAATAAGGTATTAGGAGTACTGAACGAGATAATTAGGAAAACAGTAGCAAGCAATCTGGAAAAGATAAGAGAAGTTGTTAAGAAAATACAATACTCAGAGAATGATGGTGATGCGATAGAATCTGGTACTACTCAACCTACTACTAAATAAATAGATACTAAAGTAGAAAATAAGGTCATTAAAGGGAATGCTTCTTTTATAGGAGGGTCGTTCCCTTTTTTTTATATTTAGCCTCTTTATTTAAAGGAGAGAGAAAAAAGGAGGCACGTAATATATGAAAATAAATATTAAAAATATTAAGATAAAAAGTATTTGTGCAACATTATTTATCTCTCTATTCCTTTCTTGTAATAGTGGAGTAATAGAGGAACTTGAGAAGAAAAATACTTTCTTTGATTCTCTTATAAAAATAGGTCATGGATTTCAAGAAATTTTTGGTTCATTTGGTGATGCATTAGGATTTAATGCTGTTAAATCTGATGACCCAAAAAACAAAGTAGGAGAACACTTTAATAAGGTCAAAAAAGGATTAGAAGATACTAAAGAGAAATTGGATGGTTTAGCAAAGGAAATATCTTCTACTCCACATGCTGATACCAAAGGTGTTGCAGCTGTTAAAGAAGCAGTTAAAAAAGCCATTGATGAAGTGATTTCAAAGCTAATTGACTCTATAACTAAACTTGCTGGAGCGGTTGATAGTACTGATATTGGTCATAATAGTACTGGTGCTGCAGTAGCTGCTAATCCTGGTGATGTTAAGACTGTAATTGAAAGTGTAAAGATGATTATTGACTTAGCAGAGAATTCTGGCATAAAAATTAAGCCTGGAGATGATGGCGGTGCTGGAGCTTCTGCTGCAGATAATACTGCAACTGATATACTTGGTGGGACTGTAACTGCTGCAGGGGGTGGTTCTAAATTAGCTGATGAGGTGTCTAAAGCAGATTCATGGGCAATGATTGACAAAATTAGAAATGCTACGACTAAAGAAGGTGCTCTTGATGCTGCTGCCAGCAATAATGCTGGCGAATTAGCTACTGGTAGCAATGCAGCGGGTAACAATGGTGCAAAGGCTGCTACCAATGCTGATCTAGTAGCAGCTGTTGCACTAAAAGCTATGACTAAAAAGGGTAAATTTAGTGCTCATAATGATGATGCTGGAGCAGTTAAGGCAGCTGCTGCTAGTGCTGTAAATAAGGTACTAGGAATACTTGATTTAATAATTAGTAAAATAGTAAATAAACATCTAGAAAAAGTAAGAGAAGCTGTTAAGGAAATAAAGTATTCTGAGAGCACTGGTGAAGCTACAGAATCTGGTACTGTTACTAAATAAGTAGTAAGTATTAATTAGATAAAATCATTAAAGGGAAATTCTTTTTGTATAAGAGTTGTTTCCCTTTTTCTATGTCTAGCCTCTTTATTTAAGGAATGGGAAAAAAGGGAGGCACGTAATATATGAAAATAAATATTAAAAATATTAGGATAAAAAGTATTTGTGCAACATTATTTATCTCTCTTTTCCTTTCTTGTAATAATGGAATAGAAGAACTTGAGAAGAGAAATTCTTTCTTATCCTCACTTGCTAATTTAGGTAATGACTTCTTATCTGTTTTCACTTCTTTTGGCGATTCATTTGGTGGTGTTTTAGGATTTAATAAGGATACTAAAAAGTCTGAGGTTGGAGATTACTTTAAAAATATTCAAAAAACTGTAGAAGG
Encoded here:
- a CDS encoding variable large family protein, with the protein product MKINIKNIRVKSICATLFISLFLSCNSGVIEELEKRNIFLSSLANLGNDFLSVFTSFGNSMDDALGFTAVKSTDTRDKVGKHFEKIGEGLKSTKTKLEEFSKQIVATPNADTKGVEAINSAIKGANDIFDKLIGALIKLASVTKDNTPIAVDYNSKPTGADGDDVKITIEGVKEIIETAKGSGIKIEPGNDGGPVANSDGDKAPAALVGKNSNKAGAKAGLLLAGEVAKADAWSMISKIGKAKTDAGGELANDTTNEVVALATQATTHANSTGAKSTADLAAAVALKAMTKKGKFSVNSNDEEVGAVQAAAANAVNKVLGVLNEIIRKTVASNLEKIREVVKKIQYSENDGDAIESGTTQPTTK
- a CDS encoding variable large family protein produces the protein MKINIKNIKIKSICATLFISLFLSCNSGVIEELEKKNTFFDSLIKIGHGFQEIFGSFGDALGFNAVKSDDPKNKVGEHFNKVKKGLEDTKEKLDGLAKEISSTPHADTKGVAAVKEAVKKAIDEVISKLIDSITKLAGAVDSTDIGHNSTGAAVAANPGDVKTVIESVKMIIDLAENSGIKIKPGDDGGAGASAADNTATDILGGTVTAAGGGSKLADEVSKADSWAMIDKIRNATTKEGALDAAASNNAGELATGSNAAGNNGAKAATNADLVAAVALKAMTKKGKFSAHNDDAGAVKAAAASAVNKVLGILDLIISKIVNKHLEKVREAVKEIKYSESTGEATESGTVTK